Genomic DNA from Streptomyces sp. NBC_01571:
CTCGTCACCAACACCTCGGTGCAGTTGGAGGAGGACCTGGAGGTCCTGGGTCTGACGGACCTCGCCGACCATGTGGTCAGCAGCGCGCGGGTGGGCATCGCCAAGCCCGACCGGCGCATCTACGACATCGCCGTCGAGCGGGCCGGCGTTCCGGCCGAGCGCTGCCTGTTCGTGGACGACACCCTGGAGAACGTGGAGGCGGCGGCCGCACTCGGGATGCGGGCCGTCCACTACCGCGGCCCCGAGGACCTGCGCCGCGCGCTGGGCGCCCTGTGACCACCGGTCGGCAAGGGGGCCTTGGCCCCGCCCCCCGACTCGTCCCGTGCTGTCCTTTCCTGACGACTGCCGGCGGCGGGCCAGGGGCTGAGGTGGCCGCGCCTCCGACGCACGTCATGCGGTAACTCCGGGAACACCGACGCCCCTCCTCACGCGTTCCCTGGCCGGGGAGCCGCGCCCGGACGACAACAACGCGGGCTGCGCAGAAGGGCTCCGCTCCCGCACCGACCAGGGAAGCGGGTTTACCGGGTGCCCCTTCCGCCCCGCCCGCTCACGAACCATCTCCCGCTCGAACTCGGGTGGGGGCACAACAGGCAGTCGCCCCAAACCCGCCTCGCCGAAGCGGCGTTGACCAGCTGGGCCCTGCCCGGCGTACCGCGGGACCCCGCCCACCGACGGCGCCCACGGGTAAAGCGTCCACCAAGGAACGATCTTTATTCCCCGGAAATAAACTAATTGACCGGTTGTACGGGAGTGGCATTACTCACCGCTGTCGCTCGATGCTCAACTTGGCCGATAGTGTGAGCGATCCGGCGTGCTTGACCACGAGTCGCGCGTTGCCCGAGCGCATGACCGACCGAGGGCTTTGGGGGGCTGGTACGCCGCGTGGCCCCGACGGAGGACAAGACGACCGTGGACGCGCAAGGCCATGGATGGGCAGACAGCATCGACGCATCGGACCAGTGGGTGCCGAACCCCCGGGCTGTTGGGTTCGAGCTGCGACCTGGCCCGTCCGATGGCCCGGAGCCCACGGCACCAAGCCGCCGCCGCTCTGGCCGGACGCTGAAGAAGTCGACAGGCAAAAGGTTTCTGTGGACCAGTGACACCCCGCCGTACGTCCTGGCCGCCGGCACGAACGCCGTCCACTTCAGCCCTGCGGACACCGGCGTCCTCCTGCTTGTCTCCAAGCGCATGATGAAGTGCGACTCGGCGGATCGGACGAACGCGACCGCGTCGAGCGCCCCCCGGGACCTCCTCGCCGACATCCCGGACGTCGGCATCCACAACGCGGACGCACCCGGCGGTTCCGCCCGGACGACCCTTGTTCGGTCGCAGAACCAGAAGGGCGTGCTCAGGTCCACTCGGCTCGGCCACGCCGCCGCGAAACAGCGGGGGACGGTTCTGAAGCCGTCAGGAGCGCGGGCAACTCGCAGGGAATGTCGGCGATCGCGCTGCGCTCGGTGAGGACTTCAAGTGTGCGGGCGTACCGGTCACCGCTCCGACGAAGGCACCGGCCTGGCGTTCCACGGCCGACAGCCAACGGGTTCAGGTGCGTCTGGTGACCTCAAGGCGTGATTCTGCGTCTCACTGAGTGGAGGAACTCGGCAACGCACGAAACGTGCCGTGGCCGAGACTTCGTCCGGCCTGTGCCCAGACTTTCCGAGGCACACGGTCGAGGGGGAAGGCGACATGGTTGCCCCGGTCCGTACTAGGACGTGTGCCGGGACGCGAAACGAAGCCGCGGTGAGGATGCCGGGGGCGGGAGGGGCAGGAGAATGACACGAAGCAGCGTGCGCAGAGAAGGGGCTCTGCCGCGCACTCGGCGCGGCGACGAACCTGGTGACGCGGGCGAGACGCAAGGCGCGGGCAGCGGACGGCACAAGGAGGGCGCGCGGGCGCGGTCCGGCGACCGCGATCCGCAGGGCGGCAGCCGGAGGCGCGGAGCGGAGCCGAGACCCCCGCGCCCGAAACGGCGAATACTGCGCTGGTCGGCGATGACGCTGACGGTGGTGATACTGGGCACCGCCGGCGCGGGTTACCTCTACTACGAGCACCTCAACAGCAACATCAAGAAGGACAAGCTCAACCTCGGCGACGACGCCGCGCCCAAGGCGACCGCGAACGCCGCCGGTCAGAGTCCGCTGAACATCCTGATGATCGGCTCGGACAGCCGGAACACCGCGGAGGACCTCAAGCTGGGCGGGTCCAAGGGGGATGTGGGCCGCCCGCCGCTCGCGGATGTGCAGATGCTGGTGCACGTCTCGGCCGACCGCAGCAACATGTCTGTGGTCAGTCTCCCGCGCGACACCATGATCTCCATCCCCAAGTGCACCGACCCGCACACCCACAAGGTGTACGAGGCGCTCTCCCTGTCCATGGCGAACGAGTCTCTGGGTCGTGGCGGCCCCGGCTGCACGGTCGCCACATGGGAAAAGCTCACCGACATCCACATCGACCACTTCATGATGGTCGACTTCTCCGGGGTCGTGTCGATGGCGGACGCCATCGGTGGCGTCCCGGTCTGCGTTCGTCAGAACGTCTACTCGCACACCTCGGACGGCCACGGATCGGGCCTGAAGCTGAAGGCTGGCACCACGCCGGTCAAGGGCAAGCAGGCCTTGCAGTGGCTGCGCACCCGCTACGGCTTCGAGGACGGCACCGACCTCGGCCGTACCCACGCCCAGCACATGTACATGAACTCGATGGTGCGCCAGCTGCGCGAGAACGCGACGCTCAGCAACCCCGACGAGATGCGCAGCCTGGCGGAGACCGCGACGAAGGCGCTCACGGTCGACGAGGGTCTGGGAACGGTCAAGAAGTTGTACGACCTCTCCGAGGACTTCAAGCAGGTGCCCACCAAGGGCATCACGATGACGACGCTGCCCACGGAGCAGTGGTCGCAGGACCACAACCGGCTGGTGCCCATGCCCGGTGACGCCGACCAGCTCATCTCGATGATCCGCAAGGACACTCCGCTGAACGGCCACGGCGCGAAGCAGAAGGCCGAGCAGGCGTCGAAGGACCCCGCGGCACCGAACGGCCAGATCGCCGTGCAGGTCCGCAATGGCACCGGGGTGCACGGCCAGGCCCCGACGCCCCAGCGTGCCCTGGCAGTCGAACAGGCACTGCAGGACAAGGGGTTCACCGAGGCCACGAAGGACACGGAACTGACCCCCGAGGCCGAGACCACCGTCCTCTACCCCAGTGCCGATCTGGAGGGCGACGCCCAGGCGGTGGCCAAGGCGATGGGGGTGCCGGTGGGCTCGGTACGCAAGTCGACCGATGTCTCGGGAGTCACGATGATCGTGGGTGCGGACTGGCGTACCGGGAACACCTATCCGGCATCCGCGCAGCCGACGAAGGCGCCCAAGTCGGCCGCCGTGCTGAGCGGTGACAAGGAGGACGCGTGCATGGAGATCCAGAAGGGGTTCACCTGGGGGTGAGCGGGGCTCGCTGACCGCGTCGGCGGACAGCGAGCCCACGGCGAAGGGGCCGCAGCTCCGTGAAGAGCTGCGGCCCCTTTCGGCGCGTGCCGGTGATCAGCGCGCGTGGGAGATCAGTACGCGGCGGTCCGAGTCTGGATCTCGCCGCTGACGATGTCGATGTATCCCTTCGCGAAGGACGTCATGCCCTTGTCGTACACCTGCGGGGTGTAGCACTGGCTCTGCCCTTGGCTGATGGTGCAGCTGTACGAGCGTCCATCGTCGTTGCGGGTGACGGTCGCCGCAGCGCAGGCGTAACCGGCGGAAGCGTTTCCGCATGCGAACTGGGTGTAGTTGAGCGTGAGCCTGGCCCAAGCGGTGTGACACTTCAGGCTGTAGCGCAGCTCGATGGTGCCCTGCGTGCCGCCGGCGTTCTTCATGGGCGCGGACGCGACCGTGGTCCCGTCGTCGGCGCAGCCGGTGGATGCCGGGCTGGTGCCGTCGTTGGTGTACGCCTGCGCGGCTCCGGTGGCGGCGATCACCGACAGGGCGACGCCTCCGGCCAGCACGCCGACGCGAGCGAGAGCTCTCTTCTTCACGTTCATTTCTACCCCCTGGACATGAAACGCCGCTGACGGAGGATCATTTTCACGTCAGTCAGGCGCTGTTGATAGGAACGGGTCGGGTGGGAAGTGGCGGCGATCAGCTGCAGTGGTCGTTCCACTGGATGTCGGTGACGCCTGAGCTGTAGGCGACATAGCCGCCCCAGTCGATGCAGTGATGCGCGGCGTAGACGTACCGCGGACCCGCGTAGTACCGGTACTGGCCCGAGTCCTCGTTCCAGTTGCCCCCGGAGACCTCGATCTCGGCGTTGACCCACTGCGTCGTACCGGTGTTGTTCATCGTGACGACGCAGTTGTAGCCGTTGGAGCTGTTGTACGTGAGGTACGTGGTACCGGCGCCTTGGAAGCCCACGCTCATGGAGTCGATGACGCTGTAGCCGCTGCCGCAGGCGCCGTTGTACCCGGCGGCCTGTGCCGGAGACGCGGCGAGGACAAGGCCCCCGACAGTGATCGACAGCGCCGCGGCACATCCCGCGAGTCTCCTGCGCATGGACATGGTCATCGCCAATCCCCCATAAGACTCTCCCGATCGATCGTTTGATCGACTGGCAGATCATGACCGACGGATTCTTGTCATGGCAAGGGCATATTTCGTCCCCGTGGGCCACAACAACCGCACCAGTTAAGAAGATTGACGGGACATCACCAAACATGATCCAATTCGGCGTCAACTCGGGTTGCCGCCATTCACATAACACGACATCAAGGGAGTCCTTGTGCGCATCCAGGCCAAGCTCTTCACCGCCGCCGTCGCCGGCGTCGCGGTACTCGGTCTCGCCGTGCCCGCGCAGGCGGTCAACCACCACTCCACCGGCAACGCCACGGGCCGGTGCGGCAACTCGGTGATCGGCGGGGGTAACTACCAGCCGCTGTGCCTCTTCTACGGCCACGACGGCTCCGCCGCGATCTGGGGCAAGGACGGCAGCGTCTCCAACCTGGCCGGCTACACGTTCAAGAGCGGCTCAGGCACCGGCTCCGGCCAAGCGGTGAAGAACAATGCGACCGCCATGGAGTCGGAGTACTTCGAGAACCGTGGTGGCACCGTCTGGGTCAACAGTGGCTACAACGGCAACTACGACTGGTCGTACGACGGCGAGGGCGGCGCGCTCGGCTACACCTGGAACAACAACGCCGCCACCCAGGTCGGCATCGGCGTCGGCTGACCTGACCGACCGCTGAAGGCTGCCTGATCCTCCCCTCTTCCTCGCTGCCGTTCCGGTCCCGGAACGGCAGCGAGGCTCCTTGACGTGAGACACACATGACGATTACCTCTGGCCGGGCGGGCGTCGGACTGATCTGCGCCGTCGCCGCCGTCGGTCTCCTCGCGGGCTGTTCGAACGGGCTCGGCGGCACTTCGTCGCAGGAGGAGAAGCAGCCGAAGCCGACCGTCTCCAGGATCCCCGGCGTCACCTCGATCACGAAGCTCACCGACACCGCGGACCTCGCACTGCCCGTCGACGCCTACATGCCGACGGGGCACGACCTGATACAGACGACCGACGCCATGACGACGCTGGAGCAACGCTGCGTCAGCCGGTTCGGAGCCAGGTACACCCCCACCGAGGCGCGGCTGCCGAACTTCAGCAAGAACTCGCGTCGTTACGGCGTCCCCGAATCCCTCCAGGTCGCCCGGGAGTTCGGCTTCCACATGACGCGGAACGACCCGCGCAGCCTGCCCGAGCACGTGGGCACCCCGCCCTCGCCGGAGGTGCGTACGGTCCTGACCGCCACGTCCGCGCAGGGGCTGGTCGACTCCTACCACGGCATGCGCCTGCCCAGCGGCGGCTGTGTCGGCGAGGCGGACCGCGCCATCACGGGGGGCGACGTGGACCAGCGCGCCGGGCACTCCCCGCTGGCCGAGCAGATCCGGGCGCACTCCTTCGAGTACTCGACGCTGGACCCCCGCGTCATCGCGGCCCAGACGGCGTGGAAGAAGTGCATGAGCGCCCAGGGGTACACGAACTACAAGAAGACGTTCGACGCTTCGGGTGACAAGCGCTGGGGCGCCGCGGCGGCGACGTCGCAGGAAATCGGCGTCGCGGTGGCGGACTGGCAGTGCGCGAAGGGGGTCAACCTCGTGGGCATCTGGTTCGCCGTGGAGAGCGCATACCAGAACGACCAGATCGACAAGCACGCGGAAGAGCTGCAGCAGGCCCGGGAAGGACTGCGGCAGCAGTCGAAGCGTGTCGCGACCGTACTGGCCGGCGGCAAGCTGTCCGGTTCCTGACCGGGGAAGAGAAACGATGGCAGACCTGATGAAGAGCGCGGACGCCGTCCCGCGGCGGTCCGCGCCAGAACCCGACCCCGCAGCGGGCGGCGACCGCACGGCCCGTACCAGCGCCTTGGCCCGTCGTCGTCGTGGCGTGCTCGCGGTGGCGTCGGCGGCCGCGCTGCTGTCCCTCGGCGGGCTCGGCGGTGCGATGCTGGTGAAGTCCCCGGCACAGGCGGCGGCAGACACCCGGGCACCGGAGGCCAGTGTCATCACCGCGTCCGTCGGCTCCGAGCGGCTGGCCCGCACGGTGGTGCTGCGCGGTGACGTGACCAGCGGCGCCACTCTGTCCCTCACGCCTACCGAGGTGGCGGACAGCCGCGCCCTGGGCGGCGCGACCAACCTGGGCGGCTCCTCACCGGTGCTCACCCGAAAACTGGCGCACGTCGGCGACACGGTCAAAGCCGCCGAGCCGATCGTGGAGTTCTCCGGCCGCCCGGTCTACATCTTGCCCGGCCGGATCCCGGCCTACCGCGACATGGTCCCCGGCGAATCCGGCGACGACATCGCCCAGATACAGGGGGCCCTGGCCACACTCGGCCTTTACCACGGTGGCGACAAACACGGCTACTTCGGCGCGGTGACCAAGAAGTCCGTCGTGGCGCTGTACCACCGCCTGGGCTACCCGGTGCCGGTCACCGGGGGCGCCGCGGGGAAGGGCGGCGGGTCGGGAGCCACGGGCGAACCGTTCGTCCCCCTCTCCGAGATGGCGTTCGCCGCCTCGGTGCCGGTCAGGGTCGTCGGCCTGCCCGCGGCCGTGGGCGACAAGGTGTCCGGCCCGGTGGCCTCCCTGGCCACCGGCGGCCTGAAGCTCACCGGGTACCTGGACCCCTCGTACCAGGGCCTGGTCAAGGAGGGCATGAAGGTCCGGATCACCTCCGAGGCTCTCGGCGTGACCGCCAGCGCCGGCGTGTCCTCGGTGGGCGAGCTGGTCACCCCCGGCGACAAGTCCGGATCCCTGCCCTCCGGCGGCGACGCGTCGGACCAGGGTGGGAACGCTCCGGCCAACGGCGGGATCCCTTACCTACCGGTCCAGGTGACGCCCATCGGCACGTGGGACAACCGGCTCGACGGCCAGAACGTTCGGATGACCATCACGGCCGCCGCCACGACCGGCGCGGTCCTCACCGTCCCGGAGGCGGCCATCAACGCCGGTGCCGACGCCCGGACCAGCGTCACGGTGGTGGCGCCGGACGGCTCCCAGCACCGGGTGCGAGTCACGGTGGGCGTATCGGCGGACGGAAAGGTGCAGGTCACACCGACCGGTACGGCACGGCTGCGGGCCCGCGACCGCGTGGTGGTCGGCCAGTGAGCGAACCGACTCCGTCCGCTCCCGTGATCCGGCTTCGGGGCGTCGCCAAGACGTACCCGGGCGCCGTCGCGGTCCACGCCCTGCACCCCACCGACCTCGACGTCGAGCGCGGCGACTTCGTGGCCGTGGTCGGCCCCTCGGGTTCGGGTAAATCCACCCTGCTCAACCTGATCGGCATGCTGGACCGGCCCTCCGCAGGCCGCTACGACTTCGCCGGCACCGACGTGTCCTCCCTCCGGGAACGGGAGCGCACGGCCCTGCGCGGCCACAGGATCGGCTTCGTCTTCCAGTCCTTCCATCTCCTCTCCCACCGCACGGCCACGGAGAACGTCGCCCTGGCCCAGCTGTACGTCACCACGGACCGGCGCGCCCGCGACGACCGGGCGGTACGGGCGCTGCGCACCGTGGGACTCGGCCACCGGCTCGACGCGCTGCCGCCCACCATGTCCGGCGGCGAGCGCCAACGCGTCGCGATCGCCCGCGCGTTGGTCAACCGTCCCGAACTGATCCTCTGCGACGAACCCACCGGCAACCTGGACTCCGTGACCTCGGCGCACGTCATGAACCTGCTCGAAGAACTCCACACGGCGGGGCTCACCGTGGTGGTCATCACCCACGACCCCGCCGTGGCCGAACGCGCCCGGCGTGTACTGACCATCCGCGACGGGCGCCTCCTCAGCGACACCGAACGGCGGTCGGCCGCGTGAGAGCCGACCGCGTGCGAACCGCGCTC
This window encodes:
- a CDS encoding LCP family protein, with protein sequence MTRSSVRREGALPRTRRGDEPGDAGETQGAGSGRHKEGARARSGDRDPQGGSRRRGAEPRPPRPKRRILRWSAMTLTVVILGTAGAGYLYYEHLNSNIKKDKLNLGDDAAPKATANAAGQSPLNILMIGSDSRNTAEDLKLGGSKGDVGRPPLADVQMLVHVSADRSNMSVVSLPRDTMISIPKCTDPHTHKVYEALSLSMANESLGRGGPGCTVATWEKLTDIHIDHFMMVDFSGVVSMADAIGGVPVCVRQNVYSHTSDGHGSGLKLKAGTTPVKGKQALQWLRTRYGFEDGTDLGRTHAQHMYMNSMVRQLRENATLSNPDEMRSLAETATKALTVDEGLGTVKKLYDLSEDFKQVPTKGITMTTLPTEQWSQDHNRLVPMPGDADQLISMIRKDTPLNGHGAKQKAEQASKDPAAPNGQIAVQVRNGTGVHGQAPTPQRALAVEQALQDKGFTEATKDTELTPEAETTVLYPSADLEGDAQAVAKAMGVPVGSVRKSTDVSGVTMIVGADWRTGNTYPASAQPTKAPKSAAVLSGDKEDACMEIQKGFTWG
- a CDS encoding DUF2690 domain-containing protein; its protein translation is MNVKKRALARVGVLAGGVALSVIAATGAAQAYTNDGTSPASTGCADDGTTVASAPMKNAGGTQGTIELRYSLKCHTAWARLTLNYTQFACGNASAGYACAAATVTRNDDGRSYSCTISQGQSQCYTPQVYDKGMTSFAKGYIDIVSGEIQTRTAAY
- a CDS encoding spore-associated protein A is translated as MTMSMRRRLAGCAAALSITVGGLVLAASPAQAAGYNGACGSGYSVIDSMSVGFQGAGTTYLTYNSSNGYNCVVTMNNTGTTQWVNAEIEVSGGNWNEDSGQYRYYAGPRYVYAAHHCIDWGGYVAYSSGVTDIQWNDHCS
- a CDS encoding ABC transporter ATP-binding protein; amino-acid sequence: MSEPTPSAPVIRLRGVAKTYPGAVAVHALHPTDLDVERGDFVAVVGPSGSGKSTLLNLIGMLDRPSAGRYDFAGTDVSSLRERERTALRGHRIGFVFQSFHLLSHRTATENVALAQLYVTTDRRARDDRAVRALRTVGLGHRLDALPPTMSGGERQRVAIARALVNRPELILCDEPTGNLDSVTSAHVMNLLEELHTAGLTVVVITHDPAVAERARRVLTIRDGRLLSDTERRSAA